A section of the Citrobacter farmeri genome encodes:
- the amiC gene encoding N-acetylmuramoyl-L-alanine amidase AmiC (Like AmiA, dependent on TAT (Twin-Arginine Translocation) system for export.): MSGSNPPISRRRLLQGAGAMWLLSVSQVGLAAASQVVAVRIWPASSYTRVTVESNQQLNYKQFALSNPERVVVDIEGVNLNSVLKGMAAQIRPDDPYIKSARVGQFDPQTVRMVFELKQNVKPQLFALAPVAGFKERLVMDLYPANAQDMQDPLLALLEDYNKGDLDKQVPPAQSGPQPGKAGRDRPIVIMLDPGHGGEDSGAVGKYGTREKDVVLQIARRLRALIEKEGNMKVYMTRNEDIFIPLKVRVAKAQKQRADLFVSIHADAFTSRQPSGSSVFALSTKGATSTAAKYLAQTQNASDLIGGVSKSGDRYVDHTMFDMVQSLTIADSLKFGKAVLNKLGRINNLHKNQVEQAGFAVLKAPDIPSILVETAFISNIEEERKLKTATFQQEVAESILAGIKAYFADGATLARRG; this comes from the coding sequence ATGTCGGGATCCAATCCACCTATCAGCCGCCGTCGTTTACTGCAAGGGGCGGGCGCCATGTGGCTATTGAGCGTCAGTCAGGTCGGTCTGGCTGCTGCCAGTCAGGTCGTTGCGGTTCGTATTTGGCCAGCATCCAGTTACACCCGTGTGACGGTGGAATCGAATCAACAGCTTAATTACAAACAGTTTGCGCTGAGCAATCCTGAGCGTGTGGTAGTGGACATTGAAGGTGTGAACCTGAATTCCGTGCTGAAAGGTATGGCGGCGCAAATTCGTCCCGACGATCCTTATATCAAGTCCGCACGCGTGGGACAGTTCGATCCGCAAACCGTACGTATGGTGTTTGAACTGAAGCAAAACGTGAAGCCGCAACTGTTTGCGTTGGCACCGGTGGCAGGCTTTAAAGAACGTCTGGTGATGGATCTCTATCCGGCCAATGCGCAGGATATGCAGGATCCTCTGCTGGCGCTGCTGGAAGATTACAACAAAGGCGATCTCGATAAGCAGGTTCCACCGGCGCAAAGCGGCCCGCAACCGGGTAAAGCCGGTCGCGATCGTCCGATTGTGATCATGCTCGATCCTGGGCATGGCGGTGAGGATTCCGGTGCCGTCGGTAAGTACGGCACGCGTGAGAAAGATGTGGTGTTGCAGATAGCCCGGCGACTGCGAGCGTTAATCGAGAAAGAAGGTAACATGAAGGTCTACATGACGCGGAATGAAGATATCTTCATACCGCTGAAGGTGCGCGTGGCGAAAGCTCAGAAGCAGCGTGCGGATCTCTTTGTATCTATTCATGCGGACGCGTTCACCAGTCGGCAGCCCAGTGGTTCATCCGTGTTTGCGTTGTCGACTAAAGGGGCAACCAGTACGGCGGCGAAATATCTGGCGCAGACGCAGAACGCCTCGGATTTGATCGGGGGGGTAAGTAAAAGCGGCGATCGCTATGTCGACCACACCATGTTCGATATGGTGCAATCGCTGACCATTGCCGATAGTCTGAAGTTTGGTAAAGCGGTGCTCAACAAGCTCGGCAGGATTAATAATCTGCATAAAAACCAGGTGGAACAGGCCGGGTTTGCCGTGCTGAAAGCACCGGATATCCCATCGATTCTCGTTGAAACGGCGTTTATCAGTAATATCGAAGAAGAGCGGAAGCTGAAAACGGCAACCTTCCAGCAGGAGGTGGCGGAGTCGATTCTGGCGGGGATCAAAGCGTACTTCGCCGATGGGGCGACGCTGGCGAGAAGAGGATAA